CACTCGAAGGCGGGCGGCAGCCGGTCCTGCCAGCGCCGCCCCTGCGGGTACAGCGTGATCGCGCGGGTCTCGTCCTCGCGCCGCTCGATGCGGACCAGCAGGTGGTCCTCGGCGAGCCGCTCCGCGAAACCGCCGCCCCACTCGACCACCACGGCCGCCTCGGTCAGCTCGGTGTCCAGGTCCAGGTCGTCGAGCTCGGCCAGCGAGGTGAGCCGGTAAGCGTCCACGTGCACCAGCGCCGGGCGGCGCCAGTCCGAGGAGTAGTGCTCCCGTGCCAGCACGAACGTGGGCGAGGTGACCCGGCCGCTCACCCCCATCCCCCGGGCGATGCCGCGCGTGAGCGCGGTCTTGCCCGCGCCGAGCGGGCCGTCCAGCAGCACCAGGTCCCCGGCGCCGAGCACGGCGCCGAGCGCGGCACCGAAACGGGACGTGTCCTCCTCGGTCGCCAGCTCGTAGGTCCAGCTCACCACATCGGAACTCAACTGCCGCTCACCTTCTCCGCGGCCCCCTGGGACCGCTCTTTCCGCGCCGCTCGCCGAACCAACTCGCCCAACCGCTCGGTCACCAGTTCGGCACGTTCCAGAATCGCCATGTGCCCGGCCCCCTCGACCCGCACGAGCTCCGCCTCCGGCAGCCGCGCCGCGATCGTCTCCGAGTGGGAGAACGGGATGAGCCGGTCGGCGTCCCCGCCCAGCACCAGTACCTCGGAGTGCCGCAGCCCGGCCAGCGCGGCTGTGCGGTCGTGCGAACCGAGAGTGTCCAGGAAGTCGGTCACCGTCTCCACGGTGGTGGAGGAGATCATGTCGTCGGTGAGGTCGACCAGCGCGGTGTCCACGCCGTGATCACCGAAGGCCAGGCCGCGAACCACGCTCCAGGCCACGTGCGAACCGCTCCGCCGGGCGCTTTCCACCAGCCCGGGCTGCCACTGGGCCAGCACCCCCATCGTCCTGGTCAGCGGGTTGTTCTTCGACAGCCACGGCCTGGGCAACCCACGCGCGCCCACCTGACCGGACGAGGTGGCCAGCAGCGCCACCCCCGCTACCCGCTCCCGGAACAGTTCGGGCCGCTGCTCGGCCAGCGCCATGATCGCCATGCCGCCCATGGAGTGCCCGACCAGCACCACCGGTCCGCGCCGGGCCGTCGCCCGCACCACCGCGTCCAGGTCCCTGCCGAGCTGCTCGATGGTGCAGTTGGCGCGCCCGGAGTGCCCGGAGCGCCCGTGGCTGCGCTGGTCGTAGAGCACCAGCCGCACCCTCGGGTCGCGCAGCCGTGGCAGGTCCCTGCGCTGGAAGTGCCAGCAGCGGGAGTCCAGCGTGTAACCGTGCACGAACACCACGGTCAACTCGGCCTCCCCGCCCCCGGCGGGCCGGACCTCCTGTACCGCCAGCGGCACGCCGTCGTCGGCGGCGACGGTGGACCTGCGGTCCGGTTCGAGCCTTCCCAGCGCCTCGCCCTGGTGCGGATCGGCCTCGGCCCCGTTTCTGCGCTGCGCGGCGATCCGGGAGCTGTGCGAGGCGAGGCTCACGGCGGTGCCGGTGACCACGGCGCCCACCATCCCGGCCGACCAGGCGATCGCGTGCCACGGCCTCATGGCGCGTCCCCCGCCACCACGGTTCGGCTCACGCGCGGACGGTACATACCGGTGACTATCTCGTAGTGGATGGTGCCCAGCCGCTCGGCCCACTCCTCGACCGTGGGCTCACCGTCGTCCCCGGGGCCGAACAGCACCACCTCGTCCCCCTCGCTCACCGGGGCGTCGTCGCAGCGGACCACGATCTGGTCCATGCACACCCGCCCGACCACCGGACGACGCTCACCACCGAGCCACACCGAGAACCGGCCGGACAACGAACGCGGCACCCCGTCGGCGTAGCCGACCGGCACCAGCGCCAGGGTGGTCTCGGCCGGGGCGGTCCACATGTGGCCGTAGGAGACACTCTCCCCGGCGGCGATCCGCTTGGTCAGCGCCACCGAGGAGCGGAAGGTCATCGCCGGGCGCAACCCGTGGTCGCCCTCCTGCGGGACCGGATCGAGCCCGTAGACCGCTATGCCCGGGCGCACCATGTCGAACCGCAGGTCAGGACGGGTCAGCAGTGCCGCCGAGTTGGCCAGGTGCCGCAGCGGTCGCAGCCCGGCCGCCAGGGCCTGCTCGTGGGCGAGCCGGAACCGCTCGGCCTGGACGTCGACGGAGGGGTGGCCCGGCTCGTCGGCGCAGGCCAGGTGCGACCACACCGCGAACACCTCCACCGCGCCGTCGGCCTCGGCCTTGGCGGCCAGCGCCACCAGCCGCTCCCACAGCTCGGCCGGGGCTCCGTTGCGGTGCAGCCCGGTGTCGATCTTGAGGTGGATCCGGGCGGTCCGTCCGGTGGCTCCGGCGGCGACCACGACGTCGCGCAACTGCGACTCGGAGGACACCGAGAGGTCCACCCCGGCCCGCACCGCACCGGTCACGTCGTCACCGTGCTGGTAGAGCCAGCACAGCAGCGGGGCGGAGATGCCCCGCTCCCGCAGCTCCAGCGCCTCGGGGATCGAGGCGACCCCCAGCCACTCGGCGCCGGAGCGCAGGGCCGCCTCCGCCACGGTGGACGCACCGTGGCCGTAGCCGTCGGACTTGACCACGACCATGGTCCGCGCGCCGGACTCGGCGGCGAGCCCGGACAGCACGGTTACGTTGTGCCGGATCGCCGCGAGATCGACGCGGACGTCGGCTCGGCACGCGGGACGCTCGTTCATCCTGCTCATGGTCGCACAATCCATGAGTGTCCCCGCTCGGCTGCCGTACTGCTCGCTCGGCGGAACCTCGCGCACGGCTCGTGAGCGGGTGCCGGAGACATCGGGGTATTACACAACGCCTCCGGCCCTCCTCGCGAGAGCGCACGCGGCAGAACCCGCGGGTGGTCGAGCCGCGTGACTGGTGGTTCGGCGCTCACGGCGCTGAAATCACACGATGTGGCAGGGGACCAGGATTCCGGACCATCAGCGGGCTTCGAGTCCGGTCACACCTCGTTCGGGGCGGCTCACGAAACCGAGGACGCCACGGCACGGACCTCGCGGACGGCGTCGGGGACCGCCTCCAACAGGGCGGAGGCGCCGATGGGCGCCCCGACCGGAGCGGCGTCCCCGGGTTCGCGGGATTCGGCCGCACCACCCGTGGCGGCGAGCTCCGCCGCCCGGGCGTGCACGTGCGCGGCGCGGGCGCACGCCAGCGACGGCTCCATCCCGGTGGCGATCAGCTTGCCGATCATGCCGGTGAGCACGTCGCCGGAACCGGCCGTGGCGGGCCAGGCGTGCCCGCAGGGGTGCACCAGCACCCGCCCGTCCGGATCGGCGATCACCGTGGTGTTGCCCTTCAGCAGCACCACGGCCGAACAGCGCCGAGCCACCTCGCGCACCGCCGCGACCCGGTCCACCGGAGGCTGCCCGGCCAGCCGGGCGAACTCGCCCTCGTGCGGGGTGAGCACCAGCGGCACGTCCGGATCCCGCGCGTCCCACAACGTCTCGTCGCCCGCGAACAACGTGATCGCGTCCGCGTCCGCCACGACCGGCTTCGAGCTGTCGAGCACCGCGGCCAGCACCTCGCGCCCGGCCGCGCCGGTGCCGATCCCCGGCCCCACCGACCAGGCCTGCACCCTGCCCGCGTCGCCGACCGAACCGGTCGCCACCACCTCGGGCCAGCGCTGCCGCACCACGTCGGCGGCCGGTCCGGCGTAGCGCACCATCCCGGAGGCGGTGCGCACGGCACCACCGGCGGTGAGCACCGCCGCTCCGGGGAAGTTGGCGGAACCCGCCGCCACCCCGAGCACGCCCTGGCTGTACTTGTCGTCCTCGGCACGCGGCACCGGCCAGGCGCGCCCCACCTCGTGCGCCTCCAGGACGGAGCAGTCCGGTTCCGCCAGGTGGGGACCGAGCCCGATGTCGACCACGTCGAGCCTGCCGGAACGCACCAGACCGGCGCCGAGCACGTGGCACGGCTTGCGCCCGCCGAACGTCACGGTCACCGTCGCCGAGACGGCCGGGCCCTCGACGGCCCCGGTCACCGGATCCACACCGCTGGGCAGGTCCACCGCCACCACGGGGGCAGCCACCTGTTCCACGGCGGCGGCCGCGAGCGGGCGCAACGGGCCGTGCGCGGCGAGCCCGACTATGCCGTCGACCACCACGTCGGCGCGTCGAACCACCTCGGCGGCATCGGCCGTCAGCGCCGAGCCGCCCGCCTCGACCACGCGTCCGCCCGCCGCGCGCAGGGCGCGCAGCCCCTCGGCGTGCGCCTTCCCGGGCGACAGCAGCACCGCCGTCACCCCGACCCCGCGGTCGCGCAGCAGCGCGCCCGCCCAGAGCGCGTCACCGCCGTTGTTGCCCGCCCCAACGAGCAGCGCGACGCGGCGCCCGGCCACGCGCCCCACTCGCTCGGTGAGCAGCCTGCGCGCCCACAGCGCCACCCCGTTGGCGGCCCGCCGCATCACCACGGGCTCGGCCACCGTGCGGAACAGCCGCCGCTCCGCCTCACGCACCCGCTCGGGGGACCACACACCCAGCACAGACATCTCCTCCTGGCGGTTCGGCTGTCGAAGTCTCCGTGTCCCGGCCCCCGTGCGCCCCGGTGGGGCCTCCCACCACCGGCGCCTCGGTCGGGTCCGTCGTCCAGTGGTTACCACGCCGCGCCGGGGCTGGGCCGCGAGAGCCGCCCGGGAGGACCGCGCGGCGCCGAGCACGGGAGCGCGGTGCCTGCTCCGCGCGGCTCCGAGGGGGATCACTCGACGGTGACCGACTTGGCGAGGTTGCGCGGCTTGTCCACGTCGAAGCCCCGGTGGCGGGCGATCTCGGCGGCGAGCACCTGCAACGGGACGGTGGAGACCAGCGGCTGCAGCAGCGTGGGCACGGCGGGGATCTCCACGAGTTCGTCGGCGAACGGCCGCACCACCTCGTCCCCCTCCTCCGCGATCACGATGGTGCGCGCGCCGCGCGCCTGGATCTCGCGGATGTTGGACACGAGCTTGGCGTGCAGGTGGGAGTTCCCCTTGACCGAGGGCATCTGCACCACGACCGGCAGGCCGTCCTCGATCAGCGCGATCGGGCCGTGCTTGAGCTCGCCCGCCGCGAAGCCCTCGGCGTGCATGTAGGCGAGCTCCTTGAGCTTGAGCGCGCCCTCCAGCGCCACCGGGTAGCCGACGTGCCTGCCCAGGAAGAGCACCGCCTTGGCCTCACACATCCGGGTGGCCAGATCCCTCACCCTGGGGACGGTGTCGAGCACGGAGCGCACGGCCTCCGGCATGGCGGCCAGCTCGGAGAACTCGTGCTCCAGCTCGTCGGCGTACTTGGTGCCGCGCGCCTGCGCCAGCGCGAGCCCCACGAGGTAGTTCGCCGCGATCTGGGACAGGAAGGTCTTGGTGGCCGCCACGCCGATCTCCGGACCGGCGTGGGTGTAGAGCACGGCGTCCGACTCGCGGGGGATCTGCGAACCGTTGGTGTTGCTGATCGCCAGCACCCTGGCGTGCTGGGTCCGGGCGTGCCGCACCGCCTCCAGGGTGTCGGCGGTCTCCCCGGACTGCGAGATCGCCACGACCAGCGTGTCCCTGCCCAGCACCGGATCGCGGTAGCGGAACTCGCTGGCCAGCTCCACCTCCACCGGGATCCGGCACCAGTGCTCGATGGCGTACTTGGCCAACAGCCCCGAGTGGTAGGCGGTGCCGCAGGCCACGACGAAGACCTTGTTGATGTCCCGGAAGTCCTGCTCGCTGATGCGCTGCTCGTCCAGCACCACACCGCCCCCGGAGAAGTGCCCGCGCAGCGTGTTGGTCAGCGCCTCGGGCTGCTCCTCGATCTCCTTGAGCATGAAGTAGTCGTGCCCGCCCTTCTCGGCGGCCGACAGGTCCCAGTCGACGGTGAACGGCTTGGTCTCGACCGGTGTCCCCGCGAAGTCGGTCACCCGATACCCCTCGCGGGTGATGGTGACCAGCTGGTCCTGCCCGAGCTCCACGGCGTTCCTGGTGTGCTCGATGAAAGCCGCCACGTCCGAGGCCACGAAGGTCTCGCCCTCGCCGACGCCGAGCACCAGCGGGGAGGAGCGCCGGGCCGCGGCGATCACGTCGGGGTGGTCGGCGTGGGTGGCCACCAGGGTGAACGCCCCCGCGAGCCTGGCGGCGACCGCGCCGAGCGCGGCACCGAGGTCACCGGCGGCGGGCCCGGCGGCACAGGCCCTGCTCACCAGGTGCGCGACCACCTCGCTGTCGGTGTCGCTGCTGAGCTCGATCCCGTCGGCCTCGAGCTCGGCGCGCAGTTCGGCGAAGTTCTCGATGATCCCGTTGTGGACCACCGCCACCTTGCCCGACAGGTCCCGGTGGGGATGGGCGTTGCGGTCGGTCGGCGCGCCGTGGGTGGCCCAGCGGGTGTGGCCCATGCCCGCCGTGCCGACGAAGCGCTCTCGCCCGTCCTCGGCGAGCCGCTGTTCGAGGTTCGACAGCGCCCCCGCCGAGCGCTGGACGGCCAGCGAACCGTCGCCGTCCAGCAGCGCGATCCCCGCCGAGTCGTAGCCCCGGTACTCCAACCGCCCCAGTCCCTGAAGCACCACGTCAAGGGCCGGGCGATGTCCTAGATAACCCACAATGCCGCACACCCGACCCAGCATAGCCAGGAGATTTGGTCTGAACCTGATACGTGTCGGCCATCCGGGTGTCGCCCGATCGCCCCGCCGGTCGCTGCCACGGGTGGCGCGGCGTGTCCGCTACCGTGACGAGTCATGGCCCACAACGCGAAGAAGGCGCTGCAGGAGCTCGCGCGACGGGGACCGCACGACGTGCTGCACGGTGACCTCGCGCTCGTCGGTCTGCCCGGCGTCGTCTGCGCACCGCGCAGTGGGCGCGGGCTGGCCGCCGTCGCGTTCGGGCACGGCTGGTTGCAACCCGCCCGGCGCTACACCGGGCTGCTGCGCCACCTGGCCTCGTGGGGATTCGTGGTGGCGGCGCCCACCACGCACACCGGGCCGTTCGCCTCGCACCGCATGTTCGCGGCCGACCTCCGCACCGCCCTGGACATCTGCGTCAACGTGCGGCTCGGCGAGGGCGGGATCAGCGTGGACGAACGGCGGTTGGGCGTCGCCGGGCACGGCATGGGCGGTGGTTGCGCCGTGCTGGCGGCCGCCGAGGACAGCCGGATCCGGGCGGTGGCCGGACTGAGCACCACCGAGACGACACCCTCCGCGATCGCCGCCGCCGGGCGGGTGAGCGTGCCGGGGATGCAGCTGGCCGGGGAGCGCGACCTGATGGCCTCGGCCCGTTCCAACGCGGAACCGATCAACCGAGCCTGGGGCGGACCCGCGCAGCTGCGAACCGTGCGCAAGGCCGGTCATCTCGCCTTCGCCGAGGGCAGGCACTGGAGCGAGCTGCTGCTGCAGGGCAGGTCGCACTACGGCTCGCAACGGCTCTCCCGCGCGCTACTGACCGCCTTCTTCCTGCGCACCCTGACCGGTGACCGACGCGGATCGGAACTGCTGACCAACGACGTGTCCGGCGCCGCCATCGACGGTGAGCACAGCAAGGGGCCGCTGGCGGCCGCGTGACGGAAAGCTCCGAACGGAACACGGCAGCGGCGTGATCCACCACAATGGTGGATCTTGACTACGCCCCCTGTAGGGCGGGGATCGTTTTCCGGCTCGCGCCGGAAGGTTCCTGCTTCCCAGCCGACTGCCCCGTCCGGGAGGACTCCCGTTGAGGTCTGACACCGGCTCCACAGGCCGACACCGCCAGCCCGGCGGCCTCGATGTTCTGGGCGGCGTTGACGTAGCGGGCGTGCGTGGTGCCGCACCCGCCGCACGTCCACGTGTGGACGTGCGGCGGCACCGACGACACCACGCCCAGGTAGGACAGCTCGTCCGAACGTTTCCGTTCGGTGAGCGGTTCCGAGGTCTCGTTGTGGTTCACGCGGCGCTGTTCGGTGAACCACGCGCGGGTCCGCGCGTCGCGGGCGAGGTTGTGGACCTCGCGGACGCGGCCGAACGTAGACAACAGCTCGCCGCGTCGCGGCACCGGACGGACAGCAGCGGTACGCGTATGCCCGCTTCACCCGCCTCCTGACCATTTCTCGCGTACTAACGGTCCTGTTCGTGAGTCTCGATCTCGGGAGGTCACCGAACAACACTCGGGATCAGCTCACCCCCGGCGCGAACGCCGGGATCTCCGCCGATGGGAGAAACGATGAGCACACCACAGCCGCCGCACGGCGTACCGCGGCAGCCCCAGTCGGGCGGCGCGCCTCACCCGCAACAGCCCCCGGCGCGGCAACCGTCACCGATGCCGCGCCAGGGGCGGCAGGTGCCGCGGTACCAGGGCTACCCGCAGCCCGGGGCGCAGCCGATGGAGCAGCAGTCCGGTGGCGCACCGGGATGGGGACAGCAGCCTGCCGGAACCCGTCAAGCCGGGACCTACGGCTGTCCGGCTCCCAACGCGGGATACGGGTGGCAGTACGGCGCCGCCCAGCAGCAACCCGTTCAGCGACAGGCAGCGGGCCCGGTCGACGACACCGGCAGGCCGCTGGCGATCATCATCGCCGTCTGGGCGATCATCGCGGGGCTGCGGACGCTGATCATGTACCCGATCAACATAGTGCGGTTCTGGATGGAGTACGGCGGTTACGCCACCGTCCCACTGAACCTCGCCCGGGAGTCGTGGAACTTCCTGGCCCTGCTGGACGCGGCCGCGCTCGTCGTAGTGGGCATACTACTGTTCACCAGGCGACACAGGGCGCGTTTCTTCGCCGCAGCGGTAATAGTACTGACAGTGACGCTGTACGTCGTGGACACGATTTACGGATTCATCTGGACGCCGAGTCACGTAGAGCACCTTTACGAGCACTTCTACAACTGGCACCAGCTTTCCGGTAACATTTTCTATCTGATCCCCGCCGTTCTCGCGCTGCTCCCAGGAGTATCCCGCACGCTGCACACGAAACCGAAGCAGCAACAACCACCGCGACAACCGGCGCACGGACAGCAACCAGGGTACTGAACCAGCACCGAAAATCGTGCGGCGATTTCGACAGTCGGGAAAACCTCGGAGGGCAGCATCATGAACGCACCACAGCCGGGCTACGGACAGCAGCAACCACCGGGAGCCACGCCGCCGCGACAACCGACCTACCCCGCTTACCCCGGACAGCCACAACCGGCGGGGAACCCGCCGAACACCTTCCGCCAGGACGGCGGCTCTCCGGCCCCCGTGATTCTGGGAATAGTTATCCTAGTTCTCGGTGGTGTCATCACCGCTGTCTCCATCCAACCACTGGTAGGACAAACATTGCTTTACCAGCGCGGCAGTCTCGAGTACGCGAGTGAAATAGCGAAGTACACGACCACTATCGTGTGGACTCTCAACGGAGCGGCACTGCTTACACTCGCTGTGATGCTGCTGGCGCGCACTCGAGCCGCGAAGGGGATTGCCA
The nucleotide sequence above comes from Actinopolyspora erythraea. Encoded proteins:
- a CDS encoding NAD(P)H-hydrate dehydratase — encoded protein: MLGVWSPERVREAERRLFRTVAEPVVMRRAANGVALWARRLLTERVGRVAGRRVALLVGAGNNGGDALWAGALLRDRGVGVTAVLLSPGKAHAEGLRALRAAGGRVVEAGGSALTADAAEVVRRADVVVDGIVGLAAHGPLRPLAAAAVEQVAAPVVAVDLPSGVDPVTGAVEGPAVSATVTVTFGGRKPCHVLGAGLVRSGRLDVVDIGLGPHLAEPDCSVLEAHEVGRAWPVPRAEDDKYSQGVLGVAAGSANFPGAAVLTAGGAVRTASGMVRYAGPAADVVRQRWPEVVATGSVGDAGRVQAWSVGPGIGTGAAGREVLAAVLDSSKPVVADADAITLFAGDETLWDARDPDVPLVLTPHEGEFARLAGQPPVDRVAAVREVARRCSAVVLLKGNTTVIADPDGRVLVHPCGHAWPATAGSGDVLTGMIGKLIATGMEPSLACARAAHVHARAAELAATGGAAESREPGDAAPVGAPIGASALLEAVPDAVREVRAVASSVS
- the glmS gene encoding glutamine--fructose-6-phosphate transaminase (isomerizing), which translates into the protein MCGIVGYLGHRPALDVVLQGLGRLEYRGYDSAGIALLDGDGSLAVQRSAGALSNLEQRLAEDGRERFVGTAGMGHTRWATHGAPTDRNAHPHRDLSGKVAVVHNGIIENFAELRAELEADGIELSSDTDSEVVAHLVSRACAAGPAAGDLGAALGAVAARLAGAFTLVATHADHPDVIAAARRSSPLVLGVGEGETFVASDVAAFIEHTRNAVELGQDQLVTITREGYRVTDFAGTPVETKPFTVDWDLSAAEKGGHDYFMLKEIEEQPEALTNTLRGHFSGGGVVLDEQRISEQDFRDINKVFVVACGTAYHSGLLAKYAIEHWCRIPVEVELASEFRYRDPVLGRDTLVVAISQSGETADTLEAVRHARTQHARVLAISNTNGSQIPRESDAVLYTHAGPEIGVAATKTFLSQIAANYLVGLALAQARGTKYADELEHEFSELAAMPEAVRSVLDTVPRVRDLATRMCEAKAVLFLGRHVGYPVALEGALKLKELAYMHAEGFAAGELKHGPIALIEDGLPVVVQMPSVKGNSHLHAKLVSNIREIQARGARTIVIAEEGDEVVRPFADELVEIPAVPTLLQPLVSTVPLQVLAAEIARHRGFDVDKPRNLAKSVTVE
- a CDS encoding dienelactone hydrolase family protein, translated to MAHNAKKALQELARRGPHDVLHGDLALVGLPGVVCAPRSGRGLAAVAFGHGWLQPARRYTGLLRHLASWGFVVAAPTTHTGPFASHRMFAADLRTALDICVNVRLGEGGISVDERRLGVAGHGMGGGCAVLAAAEDSRIRAVAGLSTTETTPSAIAAAGRVSVPGMQLAGERDLMASARSNAEPINRAWGGPAQLRTVRKAGHLAFAEGRHWSELLLQGRSHYGSQRLSRALLTAFFLRTLTGDRRGSELLTNDVSGAAIDGEHSKGPLAAA
- the alr gene encoding alanine racemase yields the protein MNERPACRADVRVDLAAIRHNVTVLSGLAAESGARTMVVVKSDGYGHGASTVAEAALRSGAEWLGVASIPEALELRERGISAPLLCWLYQHGDDVTGAVRAGVDLSVSSESQLRDVVVAAGATGRTARIHLKIDTGLHRNGAPAELWERLVALAAKAEADGAVEVFAVWSHLACADEPGHPSVDVQAERFRLAHEQALAAGLRPLRHLANSAALLTRPDLRFDMVRPGIAVYGLDPVPQEGDHGLRPAMTFRSSVALTKRIAAGESVSYGHMWTAPAETTLALVPVGYADGVPRSLSGRFSVWLGGERRPVVGRVCMDQIVVRCDDAPVSEGDEVVLFGPGDDGEPTVEEWAERLGTIHYEIVTGMYRPRVSRTVVAGDAP
- the tsaE gene encoding tRNA (adenosine(37)-N6)-threonylcarbamoyltransferase complex ATPase subunit type 1 TsaE, whose amino-acid sequence is MSSDVVSWTYELATEEDTSRFGAALGAVLGAGDLVLLDGPLGAGKTALTRGIARGMGVSGRVTSPTFVLAREHYSSDWRRPALVHVDAYRLTSLAELDDLDLDTELTEAAVVVEWGGGFAERLAEDHLLVRIERREDETRAITLYPQGRRWQDRLPPAFE
- a CDS encoding alpha/beta fold hydrolase — its product is MRPWHAIAWSAGMVGAVVTGTAVSLASHSSRIAAQRRNGAEADPHQGEALGRLEPDRRSTVAADDGVPLAVQEVRPAGGGEAELTVVFVHGYTLDSRCWHFQRRDLPRLRDPRVRLVLYDQRSHGRSGHSGRANCTIEQLGRDLDAVVRATARRGPVVLVGHSMGGMAIMALAEQRPELFRERVAGVALLATSSGQVGARGLPRPWLSKNNPLTRTMGVLAQWQPGLVESARRSGSHVAWSVVRGLAFGDHGVDTALVDLTDDMISSTTVETVTDFLDTLGSHDRTAALAGLRHSEVLVLGGDADRLIPFSHSETIAARLPEAELVRVEGAGHMAILERAELVTERLGELVRRAARKERSQGAAEKVSGS